The genomic region GACGAGCCCGAAATGGTCAATTCGGATCCTTATCAGTCCTGGCTGTTCTGCATCAAAGCGGACGACCTGTCCGGACTCGACCGCCTGATGGATGCGGACCAATACCGGTCCCTGATTGAAGAATGAGAGTTCGATCGAAGGACTCCGCCGGCCTCGGCAACGCTCTTTCCCTAAATTTATTCGGTTTCAGTAATTTACTAACGATCCATTTATCGCAAACAATATGGCTAACCAAAATGCAACCGGTGTGAAACGATTGTTTAACGCCTGCCTGTTTTCGGCGGCGGGATTTAAAGCAACCTGGACTCATGAAGAAGCATTCCGGCAGGAAGTCCTCCTGTTTGTCGTCACCACCCCGCTGGCCATCTGGCTGGGCGAGACCGTGATTGAAAAACTACTGTTGATCGGAAGCGTGGTTTTGGTATTGTTGGTGGAATTATTGAATTCCGCCATCGAAGCCGTCGTCGACCGAGTCGGGCTGGAACGTCATGAATTATCCGGCCGGGCGAAAGATATCGGTTCCGCGGCCGTGATGCTGTCGCTCGTTTGGGCCGGCGTATCGTGGTTGTTAATTTTATTGTAAAGGGGAATTCAATGAGTGCTTTGATTTGTGGCTCCATGGCGTACGATACCATCATGGTATTTCACGACCGTTTTAAAAATCATATCCTGCCGGACAAGGTGCATATTTTGAACGTATCCTTTCTGGTGCCGGTGATGCGGCGCGAATTCGGCGGCTGCGCCGGGAACATCGCGTACAATCTGAAATTGCTGGGCGAAGACCCTTTGATCATGGCGACGGTCGGCCACGATTTCGAGCCCTACATGCAGTGGCTTTGCCAGAACGGCCTGTCCCGGGAATTCATCCGCATCCTGGACAACAATTATACCGGACAAGCGTACATCACCACCGACGAAGACGATAACCAGATTACGGCCTTCCATCCGGGCGCGATGAATTCGTCGCACCTGAATTCGGTTCCGGTCGGACGGGAGGACATAGGCATCGGGATTGTCTCCCCGGACGGCAAGGAAGGCATGCTGCTGCATGCGAAACAATTCAGCGAGCTGGACATTCCTTTTATTTTTGATCCGGGCCAGGGGATTCCCATGTTCACCGGGGAAGAACTGATCCAGTTCCTGGATCAGGCGACCTGGGTGACGATCAACGATTACGAATCCGAGCTGCTTCAGCAAAAAACCGGCCTGACCTTGAAACAGATCGCCGAGCGCGTCGAAGCCTTGATCGTAACGCTCGGCGCGCAAGGCTCCAAAGTGTATACGCACGGGCAATGCATCGACATTCCTACGGCCAAGCCGAAGGCTCTGCTCGACCCGACCGGCTGTGGCGACGCTTACCGGGCCGGAGTATTGTACGGCCTGATGAACGAACTGGACTGGGACATTACCGGCCGCATCGCATCGCTGATGGGCGCCATTAAAATAGAGCACAGCGGTACGCAAAATCACGCGTTCGATCTGGAGACCTTCAAGGAGCGATACCGCGCCAACTTCGGCTCCTCGTTTTGAGAACACCGGACGCAGTTCCATCTTCCTTTTATCGCATTCGACCGGTTACATGTTAAAAAACACCGAACACTTGCTCGAAATCATGGCCCGCCTGCGCCATCCCGAACAAGGATGCGCATGGGACTTAAAACAGGATTTCACCACGCTGATCCCGTACGTCATCGAAGAAGCCTACGAAGTGGTCGATGCGATCGAACGCAACGATCTGGACGACTTGCGTTCCGAATTGGGCGATCTTCTGCTGCAGGTGGTCTTCCATTCGCAATTGGCGGACGAAAAAGGCCTCTTTGATTTCGAACAGGTTGCCGCAAGCATTTGCGACAAGCTGATCCGCAGGCATCCTCACGTCTTTTCCGACACGGTCTTCGCAAGCGACGAAGAACGCCATCAAGCCTGGGAACGGGCCAAAGCGGAAGAGCGCAAAGAAAAACATCGATCCGCCGCGCCCGCCAGCGTGCTTTCCGGCGTCGCCGCCAGCCTTCCGGCCCTGCTGGAATGCGAAAAGATACAGGACCGGGCGGCGCATCACGGTTTCGATTGGCCGGACACCTTGCCGGTTTTCGACAAGGTCATGGAGGAGCTGGAAGAAGTCAGGGAAGCCTGGAAATCCGGCGACCGGGCGCATGTCCAGGAAGAAGTCGGGGATTTATTGCTGGTGGTCGTCAATCTCGCCCGCCATTTGCAAGTCAATGCCGAACTGGCTCTGAAGGAAAGCACGAAAAAGTTCTCCCGCCGTTTTCAATACATTGAACGGCAGGTCGAAGCTTCGGGGCGTACCCTGGCCGACTGCGAACTGGACGAACTGGACCGCTACTGGAACGAAGCGAAGCGGGCGCTAAAGAAAACGTAACGGCAAGCCTTCGGGCAGGTCCGCGAACGCAAAACGAGTCCCGAGCCGAATTGAACTCGAAATGAGTCCGTTCCATCCAATGGATGACGTGACACAGAGGGGAGCCATCATGGGCATCGGCACGATACTGAAATTAATGGTCTTGATGATCTGGCCCGTTTTATTCTTGTTCATCGCTTATTTGCTGAATAAGGAAGGCTTTAAGCGAAAATACCAAGCGATCAAGAAAGAAATCTTCAAATAGCCTTGCCGGCCGCAAAAACAGCCGGCGGACCGTTTCGCTCACGCCCCGATGCCGGGACGGAACTCGGGATCATTCTCTGACCGGGCGCTTGTCGAGCTTGCGCTGCAAGGTGCGTCGGTGCATGTTCAAGGCTCTGGCGGCGGCAGAGATGTTACCATCGTACTGCATCAATATTTTCTGCAGATGCTCCCATTCCAGACGCTTTACCGAAAGCGGATTCTCGCTAATTGAAACGGTCGAGTCGCCTTCGTTTTTGTGCAGGGCATTCAGAATTTCATCCGCATTGGCCGGCTTGGTCAAATAATGGACGGCGCCGAGCTTGATGGCTTCGACCGCCGTGGCGATGCTGGCGAAGCCGGTGAGCATGACGCAGGCGGTATTGGCATCGAGGGAAATCAGTTTTTTTACCAGCTCCAGTCCGGATTCATGGCCGATGCGCAAGTCGATCACCGCGTATTCGGGCAGATACTGTTCGGCCAGGGCAATGCCGCTTTTGACGTCATTGGCCACCAGGACCTCGTAATTTCTCTTTTCCAAAGCCGTTTTCAACACCTTGCAATAGGTTTCGTCGTCGTCGACCAGCAGCAGTCTGGGTTTATCAATCTCCTGATTCATCTTCATCATCCTCGGCAGTCAACAAAGGCAGGTTGATTTCGACGCAGGCGCCTCCGGAGTCGGAATTATAAATGGTGATATTGCCGCCCATGCGATTGATCGTGGAATAAGTCAGGAACAACCCGACGCCCAGGCCGTATTTCTTGCTGATCACCGGCTGCTTGCCGGCATATTCGACCAATTCGGGAGGGAAACCGGGGCCGAAATCGCGGATTTTAAGGGACAATTCGTTTAAATCCCACACCGCATGAAACTCGATGCCTTGGCCATTGGGGGGCGAGGCGTCCGCCGCATTGTTGAGAATATTGATGAGTGCATGGGTCAAGGTTCTTTCCGCAATAATTTCCGCCTCTTCCGCTACATCGGGATTGATGAACAAATTAAGTTTCACCGCAGGCTTGTGCGTGCGCCATTGATTGAGTACCTCATCCAGATATTCGCTTACCCGCATGATGCGTCCCGATTCGGCCCGCATTTCGCCAGCCGAAGCCGACATCACCGAAAGCGCCTGTTTGCACCGGTGCAGTTGTTGCTGGATGATATGCAGTTTGTCGTGCAAATCGGGAAAACGGTGGATTGGAAATTCCTGCTCCAGCTCGTGCGCGACAATGGCGATCGTACCCAACGGCGTACCCATGTCATGGGCGGCACTGGCCGCCAGAGTGCCCAGGGCGACTACCCGCTCGTCGCGCAAGGCGTTTTCGCGGGCCACCGCCAGATTGCGCTCCTGCACCCGCAAGGTTTTGGCCAGTTCCACCACAAAAAAAGCCACCAGACCGGCGCTGAACACGAATCCGCACCACATCCCGAACATGTGCAGGTTGAAATAATCGCTGTCCCTCATCGCATGGCTGTCCAGCAGCAATTTATAATGCGCCATGTCCGGGTGCAGCAATTCCGGATCGGGCAAATGAGGCTCGATGGAAGGCAGCGGAATATTGTAGGCGATCAGCAAGGTATACATCGATGTCGTCAACACCACCATATACCAGACATAAAACTGGGGCAGCATGATCGCGGTGACGATCAGCGGCAACAAAAACACCCAGATGATCGGGTTGGAAGCCCCCCCGGTCAGATACATGAAAGCCGCGATGCCCAGAACGTCCATGGTGAGTTGCGAAAATATTTCCAGCTCGGAAACCGGGTCTTCGGTCTGCAGGCGCATGGAGGTATAAATGTTCACCGAGATGATCGCCACGACCACCAGCCAGAGCTGTTGTTCGGGCAAGCGGATATTGAGGCCGTAGATCGAGACGATGATCAGGATGGCTTCGCTCAATATGAGCAGATTTCGGAGAATAAAGAGCCATTTCAGGTTCTGCCTTGCGGAAATTTCCGAGCTGGGCGAAACGTTTCTAAGCATATTCAGGGGAACTGTCGGAGGTTCGGGAATAAGTAGGGGATTGGCGGCCATGTTCGTTCTAATTATTATTGACACCGATTGGACTGCGACAATATGTCACATTTTTAATTGCTCTTTCTGTTGCTATTATTACACTAACTTTTAAGGCTCTTCATGAGCATCATAGCTGAAAGTTGCGTTATATTCTTCCTAATAGACTCGAGGTGGTTTTCCAAACCGCCTTTTTTTTGCCCCGAGAAAAACGGGCTTCATTCATAGCAAACTCCCAGCCCGCCCAGGCCGCAGTACCCTCCCGGATTTTTGGCGAGATACTGCTGATGGTAATCTTCGGCATAGAAAAACTCTCTCAATGGCATGATTTCCGTCGTTACCGTTCCAAAACCCGACTGGCTCAGTTTCAGTTGATATTGTTGCCTGGACACGACAGCCTCGTCGAATTGCTGAGGAGTCCGGGTATAAATAACCGAGCGGTACTGAGTGCCGACATCGTTGCCCTGCCTCATGCCCTGCGTCGGATTGTGTGATTCCCAGAACAACCGGAGCAATTCCCTGTAGGGTGTGAGTTCCGGATTATAAACGACGAGAACCACTTCACTGTGTCCGGTCAGGCCGGTACAGACCTGCTCGTACGTGGGATTGCAGGTAAAGCCGCCGCTGTAGCCCACGGCGGTGCTGTAGACGTCGGGAAGCTGCCAGAATTTCCGTTCCGCTCCCCAAAAGCAGCCCATGCCGAACACCGCCTGTTCCATTTCGTCAGGAAAAGGAGGAACGATCGGATGTCCGTTGACAAAATGCCGGTTGGTGACCCGCATGGGGATGTCGCTGCCGGGCAGCGCTTCGGAAGGATCGGGAAGAACCGTTTTTTTCGATGAAAAAATCATGAGTCATCGCCTCAAGAACCGTATCCGGTTAAGAGTACTATGAATCTGGAATATAATAAAGCACAACTTTGACCGGCGCCTGCTTGCCGTCTTGTTTCTGCCGGCGAATCATTCTACCGCGTCCGGGCAAGAAGACAGCTCCCGAAATCATTAATCAGACAAGATTTTTACGGAAATAGTTATGAAAGAACACGATTGTTTACGCCGATTTCTCTTTGAAGAATACGGGATTCGGGGCGAATGGGTCAAATTGGTCGACAGTTGGCAGCAAGCCAAACGCCATCAAACCGCCGCACCGGTTGTGGAACAGCAATTAGGGCAGGCGCTCGCGGCTGTAGTCCTGCTGTCGGCCACGATCAAGTTCAACGGCTCGATCATCCTGCAGGCGCAGGGAAATGGCCATTTCCGGACGCTGGTGGCGCAGTCCACTCATGGCCGGAAAATCAGAGGATGGGTGAGAAGCATCGAACCGGTCCGGAGCGGCTCCCTGGAAGACATGTTCGGCCAGGGGCGTCTGGTCATTACCATCGAGCCGGACAACAGCGAACCTTATCAAGGTATTGTGCCGCTTCGCGGCAACAACCTGGCCGCGGCCCTTCGCACCTATTTCGAACAATCCGAACAGCTCAGCACCCGGTTATGGCTGGTGGCCGATGAGTCCGGCGCGGCCGGACTGTTGTTGCAGGAGCTGCCGGCTCAGCCGAGCGGCAAGCCCGACCGGGAGCGCCTGGAGTTATTGGCCGACACGCTGACCGAAAAGGAACTGCTCGAGCTGGACTGCGAGCCTTTATTGCACCGCCTGTTCCATCAAGAAAAAGTCCGCCTGTTCGATGCCGAACCGGTCGAATTCGGCTGCTCCTGTTCAAGAGAAAAACTGGAGGCTACGTTGCGGACGTTCAGCCGCGCCGAACTCGAAGAAATTCTTCGGGAAAAAGGAACAGTCGAAGCCGGCTGCCATTTTTGCAACGCGGTTTATCGTTTCGACCGAACCGATATCGACATCATCGTGCCACCGGAAGATCCGCTCTCCGCATCGGCAACGCGGCATTAATCCCAGGCCGGAACGTCCGAATGATAAAGTCCGACGCCGGACTTTATCATCTTCAAAGACCCAATCGGCTGCTTGGGCAGAGCGAATTCATTCACCTTCGGCGCCCGATTCGGACGACTGAATCCGCCTCTGCACGTGATGTGAAAGCGTATTAATGCCCCGGAGCCAGTTCAAAAATGATTAATTCGGCCGGTTCTCCGCCTACATTTTCTACCGTCATCGATTGCCCGGACTCCCAGAAAACGTCGCCTTCGGAATAAATGTCCGTTTTCTCGCCCTCAACCACCTGCAGGGTGCCTTTCACCACGTAGCGAGGCCCCGGCCCTTCGTGAGTATGGCGGGGAGTCTTGAAGCCGGTCGGAAAGGAAACGCGTATTACTTTTCCGTTCACCGAATTGCCGGACACTGTCACTTTGTTTTCCAGCAGCAGGGTTCGCTTCATGGACGGTTTCTCTCCTGCGAGAGCCTGATTGCAGAGGCTAAAGGACAGCAAGCCGATCGTGATCGTTAAACCTGCCAGTTTGAAGATGGATCTTGTTTTCATGGTTAATCCTCGTTCCAGTGTTATTCTTTAAAAATGGCGTTAGCACAGCCTGGTTTGATGGCTTGCTCTTCCCGGGGCAGCCGAACCGATTTCTCGCCAAAGGAATCTACTTGGACAGCGGGCTGCCGGAACTCCTCAAACCGGTCCTGATCGGCGAAAATCGGAAAATACCCTGCCGTCAACAGACGTCAAGCGTTCGAAAACACCCAATCTTCGGCTAGAGTCGCCCCGAAAATGACTTGCCCAAATAATTCCTTCGTTAGAATTATTAAGTTCTTGAATTGCCAAAAAATATGAATTTTCCTCCCGTAGAAATTTCCCGCCCGCTTTGACAATTGCCATCAATAGACGAAGACAAATAATGCTAGAGAGGTATAATTATTCTATTTCTTTTGCCCATTTTAAGATAACCTATCTTCAAGCTTGGTTTACTTACTGCTTAATTAGATGCACCGATATGAATGACCCTTGCTCTCATCGCGATCATTTACATTCCGTTTTTGAAGCCGTTTCTTTAGCCGACCGCAATGATGAAAGATGATTAGTGTGCTGCTTGTAGATGATCACGAGCTTGTCCGTACCGGCATTGAGGCTTTGCTGAATTCGGCGGAAGACATCAAAGTCGTCGGAGTCGCCAAATCGGGGGAAGAAGCGACGCAGGCGGTAGTCAAACTGTCTCCGGACGTCGTCATGATGGATGTTAACATGCCGGGAATCGGAGGCGTGGAAGCCAGCCGCAGAATATTGCGATACAATCCCGACATAAAGATTATTGCTCTTTCCGTAAAAAACGACGGCCCCATTCCTCAGCAGTTGTTAAAACTGGGCGTAATGGGTTTTATTTCCAAAAGTTCGCCGGTCGACGAAATGATCCAGGGCATTCACCGGGTTATGGAAGGCAAACGCTATCTGTGCTCGGACGTCGCCGAAAATCTTGCTTTTCAGTCGCTTCCCGGAAATCAGGAATCTCCGTTTGCCAAGCTGTCTCATCGGGAAGCCGAAGTGGTGACCTTGATCCTGCAAGGAAA from Methylosarcina fibrata AML-C10 harbors:
- a CDS encoding response regulator, which translates into the protein MISVLLVDDHELVRTGIEALLNSAEDIKVVGVAKSGEEATQAVVKLSPDVVMMDVNMPGIGGVEASRRILRYNPDIKIIALSVKNDGPIPQQLLKLGVMGFISKSSPVDEMIQGIHRVMEGKRYLCSDVAENLAFQSLPGNQESPFAKLSHREAEVVTLILQGKTIQEMAKILVLSDKTVNTYRYRLYEKLHVKNDVELTRLAVKFGHIDNTLI
- a CDS encoding cupin domain-containing protein → MKTRSIFKLAGLTITIGLLSFSLCNQALAGEKPSMKRTLLLENKVTVSGNSVNGKVIRVSFPTGFKTPRHTHEGPGPRYVVKGTLQVVEGEKTDIYSEGDVFWESGQSMTVENVGGEPAELIIFELAPGH
- the mazG gene encoding nucleoside triphosphate pyrophosphohydrolase, with the protein product MLKNTEHLLEIMARLRHPEQGCAWDLKQDFTTLIPYVIEEAYEVVDAIERNDLDDLRSELGDLLLQVVFHSQLADEKGLFDFEQVAASICDKLIRRHPHVFSDTVFASDEERHQAWERAKAEERKEKHRSAAPASVLSGVAASLPALLECEKIQDRAAHHGFDWPDTLPVFDKVMEELEEVREAWKSGDRAHVQEEVGDLLLVVVNLARHLQVNAELALKESTKKFSRRFQYIERQVEASGRTLADCELDELDRYWNEAKRALKKT
- a CDS encoding ATP-binding protein, whose amino-acid sequence is MLRNVSPSSEISARQNLKWLFILRNLLILSEAILIIVSIYGLNIRLPEQQLWLVVVAIISVNIYTSMRLQTEDPVSELEIFSQLTMDVLGIAAFMYLTGGASNPIIWVFLLPLIVTAIMLPQFYVWYMVVLTTSMYTLLIAYNIPLPSIEPHLPDPELLHPDMAHYKLLLDSHAMRDSDYFNLHMFGMWCGFVFSAGLVAFFVVELAKTLRVQERNLAVARENALRDERVVALGTLAASAAHDMGTPLGTIAIVAHELEQEFPIHRFPDLHDKLHIIQQQLHRCKQALSVMSASAGEMRAESGRIMRVSEYLDEVLNQWRTHKPAVKLNLFINPDVAEEAEIIAERTLTHALINILNNAADASPPNGQGIEFHAVWDLNELSLKIRDFGPGFPPELVEYAGKQPVISKKYGLGVGLFLTYSTINRMGGNITIYNSDSGGACVEINLPLLTAEDDEDESGD
- a CDS encoding response regulator transcription factor → MNQEIDKPRLLLVDDDETYCKVLKTALEKRNYEVLVANDVKSGIALAEQYLPEYAVIDLRIGHESGLELVKKLISLDANTACVMLTGFASIATAVEAIKLGAVHYLTKPANADEILNALHKNEGDSTVSISENPLSVKRLEWEHLQKILMQYDGNISAAARALNMHRRTLQRKLDKRPVRE
- the hslO gene encoding Hsp33 family molecular chaperone HslO, which gives rise to MKEHDCLRRFLFEEYGIRGEWVKLVDSWQQAKRHQTAAPVVEQQLGQALAAVVLLSATIKFNGSIILQAQGNGHFRTLVAQSTHGRKIRGWVRSIEPVRSGSLEDMFGQGRLVITIEPDNSEPYQGIVPLRGNNLAAALRTYFEQSEQLSTRLWLVADESGAAGLLLQELPAQPSGKPDRERLELLADTLTEKELLELDCEPLLHRLFHQEKVRLFDAEPVEFGCSCSREKLEATLRTFSRAELEEILREKGTVEAGCHFCNAVYRFDRTDIDIIVPPEDPLSASATRH
- a CDS encoding diacylglycerol kinase: MANQNATGVKRLFNACLFSAAGFKATWTHEEAFRQEVLLFVVTTPLAIWLGETVIEKLLLIGSVVLVLLVELLNSAIEAVVDRVGLERHELSGRAKDIGSAAVMLSLVWAGVSWLLILL
- a CDS encoding carbohydrate kinase family protein; the protein is MSALICGSMAYDTIMVFHDRFKNHILPDKVHILNVSFLVPVMRREFGGCAGNIAYNLKLLGEDPLIMATVGHDFEPYMQWLCQNGLSREFIRILDNNYTGQAYITTDEDDNQITAFHPGAMNSSHLNSVPVGREDIGIGIVSPDGKEGMLLHAKQFSELDIPFIFDPGQGIPMFTGEELIQFLDQATWVTINDYESELLQQKTGLTLKQIAERVEALIVTLGAQGSKVYTHGQCIDIPTAKPKALLDPTGCGDAYRAGVLYGLMNELDWDITGRIASLMGAIKIEHSGTQNHAFDLETFKERYRANFGSSF
- the msrA gene encoding peptide-methionine (S)-S-oxide reductase MsrA, producing MIFSSKKTVLPDPSEALPGSDIPMRVTNRHFVNGHPIVPPFPDEMEQAVFGMGCFWGAERKFWQLPDVYSTAVGYSGGFTCNPTYEQVCTGLTGHSEVVLVVYNPELTPYRELLRLFWESHNPTQGMRQGNDVGTQYRSVIYTRTPQQFDEAVVSRQQYQLKLSQSGFGTVTTEIMPLREFFYAEDYHQQYLAKNPGGYCGLGGLGVCYE